The following are encoded together in the Desulfococcus multivorans genome:
- a CDS encoding sulfotransferase, producing MDLIFFPDFFIIGAPRCGTTSLSRYLSKHPDICFSRPKEPHYFSTVSQPLTTSHLQRHYLERFFSHHHAGNAAVGEVL from the coding sequence ATGGATCTGATATTTTTTCCGGATTTTTTTATTATCGGGGCGCCCAGGTGCGGCACGACATCTTTGAGCCGTTATCTTTCAAAGCACCCGGACATCTGTTTCTCCCGGCCGAAAGAGCCCCACTATTTTTCGACGGTTTCTCAGCCTCTCACGACATCCCATCTTCAACGCCACTACCTGGAGCGGTTCTTTTCCCACCATCACGCGGGTAACGCCGCCGTGGGGGAAGTTTTATGA
- a CDS encoding diacylglycerol/lipid kinase family protein gives MRLGIISNPLSGGNRKGLAAIEALLARRPEVLHREAQNPDDAAAVVSVFADKNVDVIAVNGGDGTIQAVLTALFRDRHYASPPLLAVLRSGTDSVIAEDVGLRGSRDRGLRRLLDWLEAPAQRFSIQKRPVLRVRTASDRNPRYGLIFGAAAVYQGIEYCKRHIHALGLHGEIAPSLTLARFLLAAVRRDTRILKPVTVTVRVDQDPPQQSEYLLIYISTLERLFLGLRPHWGKENAPLHFTAMNARPRHFLRALPYLARGRTTPWGTPENGYSSRNAHRIQLTMDSGFILDGECYRTESHPESIIVDLGGTATFLRL, from the coding sequence TTGCGTCTTGGAATTATCAGCAATCCGCTCAGCGGCGGAAATCGAAAAGGGCTGGCGGCCATTGAAGCACTCCTGGCGCGCCGACCGGAAGTGCTCCACCGGGAAGCACAAAATCCGGATGATGCCGCTGCCGTCGTGTCGGTCTTTGCCGATAAAAACGTGGACGTCATCGCTGTCAACGGCGGGGACGGTACCATCCAGGCGGTATTGACGGCGCTCTTTCGGGACCGTCATTACGCCTCGCCGCCGCTTCTGGCCGTGCTTCGCTCAGGCACGGACAGCGTTATCGCCGAAGACGTCGGTCTGAGAGGCTCCCGTGACCGCGGGCTTCGACGGTTGTTGGATTGGCTGGAGGCGCCGGCCCAGCGCTTCTCCATCCAAAAGCGACCGGTGCTGCGGGTTCGGACGGCATCCGACCGGAATCCCCGCTACGGACTCATATTCGGGGCGGCTGCCGTATACCAGGGAATCGAATACTGCAAACGCCATATCCATGCACTGGGCCTTCACGGCGAGATCGCACCCAGCCTGACGCTGGCCCGGTTTCTGCTGGCAGCCGTCCGCCGCGATACCCGGATTCTAAAGCCGGTCACCGTCACCGTCCGCGTTGATCAGGATCCCCCCCAGCAGAGCGAGTATCTTCTGATTTACATCAGCACCCTCGAACGGCTGTTCCTCGGTTTGCGTCCCCATTGGGGCAAAGAGAACGCACCTCTCCACTTCACCGCCATGAATGCCCGGCCGCGCCATTTTCTGCGTGCCCTTCCCTACCTCGCCCGAGGCCGGACCACCCCCTGGGGTACGCCGGAAAACGGGTATTCCAGCCGCAACGCCCATCGTATACAGTTGACCATGGACAGCGGATTCATCCTCGACGGCGAATGCTACCGGACCGAATCGCACCCTGAATCCATCATCGTCGATCTTGGCGGAACCGCAACGTTTCTTCGGCTGTAA
- a CDS encoding nucleotidyltransferase family protein — MKKNCRECRSEDLSPTLFTAIVLAADRESDNPVAAAAGVPCKALATVGERPMVLRVLDALSAAESIGNQILCGPGRDIVDGNSELAARIASGRIRWIGNKATPSTSACHAMQSLSPGTPVLLTTADHALLKAFIVDHFCAEAQRTGCDIVAALARRDDVTAAYPETRRTAYRLGGTAYCSCNLFAFLTPGGRNAADFWRRVENLRKNPFRVVNAFGWISTLRYLTARLTLSEALGRASRVMGLKVGAVVMPYPEAAIDVDSVSDWRIAESIVSRNMEAGRHPDDPPSP; from the coding sequence ATGAAAAAAAACTGCAGGGAATGTAGGTCCGAGGACCTTTCCCCGACACTTTTTACGGCGATTGTTCTGGCTGCGGACAGGGAGTCGGACAATCCGGTGGCAGCGGCAGCCGGCGTCCCCTGCAAAGCCCTGGCCACGGTCGGCGAAAGGCCTATGGTCCTCAGGGTTCTCGATGCGCTGTCGGCCGCCGAGAGCATCGGAAATCAGATTCTCTGCGGCCCTGGGCGGGACATTGTCGACGGGAATTCCGAGCTCGCCGCCCGCATCGCATCGGGTCGGATTCGATGGATCGGAAACAAGGCAACACCGAGTACGAGCGCATGCCACGCCATGCAGTCCCTGTCCCCCGGCACCCCCGTCCTTTTGACAACTGCGGACCACGCCCTGCTGAAAGCTTTCATCGTGGACCACTTCTGTGCCGAAGCCCAAAGGACCGGATGCGACATCGTGGCCGCGTTGGCCAGGCGCGACGACGTGACCGCCGCCTATCCGGAAACGCGAAGAACCGCTTATCGGCTGGGTGGAACAGCATACTGCTCCTGCAATCTCTTTGCCTTTTTGACGCCCGGGGGACGAAACGCAGCCGATTTCTGGCGACGTGTGGAAAATCTTCGTAAAAACCCGTTCAGGGTCGTCAACGCCTTCGGCTGGATATCGACGCTCCGATACCTGACCGCTCGCCTGACGCTGTCGGAAGCGCTGGGCCGTGCATCCCGCGTCATGGGCCTCAAAGTGGGTGCCGTCGTCATGCCTTACCCCGAGGCCGCCATTGACGTTGATTCCGTTTCGGACTGGCGGATTGCCGAATCGATCGTATCCCGCAACATGGAAGCGGGGCGGCACCCAGACGATCCCCCTTCTCCATAG
- a CDS encoding radical SAM protein, protein MPATLNHLKYYRLPWNYADNGISWLEPTTECNLRCEGCYRDPHSVGHKSLDAVRAELQTFKALRKSDCMSIAGGDPLVYPHIVELVKMVREMGWKPIINTNGLALDAPLLKALKRAGVFGFTFHIDTSQKRPRVTAETETELNALRFRYARMLAEEGGLSCSFNATVSEKTVHEIPGLVEWARRHADIVHTMVFILFRSPGLSGDFEYYAGGRRIDFNETYKETEWAGQKILMAEDIVEKIREAEPAYEPCAYLNGTADPSSFKWLLANRIVFNGETMGYVSPKFMEMIQTGYHLFAGKYLSYAQPRSTSRGKSAAFFMGLFDHGMRRIAGNLLNRISRKPSHALRPAHIQSIMIIQPVNMLADGRQDMCDSCPDITVHDGKLVWSCRLEEMNRFGTFVQSVPRKRS, encoded by the coding sequence ATGCCTGCAACACTGAACCATCTCAAGTATTACCGGCTTCCATGGAATTATGCCGACAACGGCATCTCCTGGCTGGAACCCACCACGGAATGCAATCTTCGATGCGAGGGGTGCTACCGTGATCCCCATAGCGTCGGTCACAAGTCCCTCGATGCGGTGAGGGCCGAACTCCAAACCTTCAAGGCCTTGCGGAAAAGTGACTGCATGAGCATCGCCGGGGGGGATCCCCTCGTCTATCCTCATATCGTGGAGCTGGTTAAAATGGTCAGAGAGATGGGGTGGAAGCCGATCATCAACACCAACGGGCTCGCTCTCGACGCGCCGCTTCTGAAAGCGCTCAAGCGTGCCGGAGTGTTCGGTTTTACATTTCATATCGACACGAGTCAGAAGCGCCCCAGGGTAACGGCCGAAACAGAAACCGAACTCAACGCCCTTCGGTTTCGGTATGCGCGAATGCTGGCCGAAGAGGGCGGGCTGTCGTGCTCCTTCAACGCTACGGTGTCGGAAAAGACGGTTCACGAAATTCCCGGTCTGGTCGAGTGGGCGCGCCGACATGCCGACATCGTCCATACGATGGTGTTCATTTTGTTTCGTTCACCGGGATTGAGCGGTGATTTCGAATATTATGCAGGGGGCCGCAGGATCGATTTCAACGAGACCTACAAGGAAACGGAATGGGCCGGCCAAAAAATCCTCATGGCAGAGGATATCGTCGAAAAGATCCGGGAGGCCGAGCCCGCCTATGAACCGTGCGCCTATCTCAACGGCACCGCCGATCCAAGCTCTTTTAAATGGCTTCTGGCCAATCGGATCGTCTTCAACGGCGAGACCATGGGATATGTTTCCCCAAAGTTCATGGAGATGATTCAGACCGGCTATCATCTGTTCGCCGGGAAGTACTTGTCATATGCCCAGCCGCGAAGCACCTCACGGGGAAAGTCGGCGGCATTTTTCATGGGGCTATTTGACCATGGAATGCGCCGCATTGCCGGGAATCTTTTGAATCGGATTTCCCGGAAGCCTTCCCACGCCCTCAGGCCGGCCCATATTCAGAGCATCATGATTATTCAGCCGGTAAACATGTTGGCTGACGGCCGGCAGGACATGTGCGACAGCTGCCCCGACATCACTGTCCATGATGGAAAACTGGTCTGGAGTTGCCGTTTGGAAGAGATGAACCGGTTCGGCACGTTCGTCCAGTCGGTTCCCAGGAAGAGGTCCTGA
- a CDS encoding NTP transferase domain-containing protein, giving the protein MKAIILSAGQGKRLLPLTTDLPKCLLSVRGKTLIEWQIHELQKCGVRRIRVVTGYCAELVDQLLRERYASEEISTIYNDAYATTDNLVSCWTACGEMNEDFIILNGDTIFEAAVLNRLLESPDRPVTVAVNHKGVYDADDMKVMLEGERLVRIGKDLQREKVHAESIGMILFRGKGPALFRRSLQKAFEEPSAGKKWYLSVIDEMARQMPVWTCAVNGLQWCEVDYRADIEHAVRVVGACGDHDDASGAVCRLVKAVPF; this is encoded by the coding sequence ATGAAAGCGATCATTCTAAGCGCAGGACAAGGGAAACGCCTGCTGCCGCTGACAACCGATCTTCCCAAATGTCTGCTGTCGGTTCGGGGAAAAACGTTGATCGAGTGGCAGATTCATGAATTGCAGAAATGCGGGGTCCGGAGGATCCGGGTCGTAACGGGATATTGTGCGGAGCTTGTGGATCAACTGCTCCGTGAGCGGTATGCCTCGGAGGAGATCTCCACCATATACAACGATGCCTACGCCACCACGGACAACCTCGTCAGTTGCTGGACGGCATGTGGGGAGATGAACGAAGATTTCATCATCCTGAACGGTGATACGATTTTCGAGGCCGCCGTGCTGAACCGACTGCTCGAATCGCCGGACCGTCCGGTAACCGTGGCCGTGAACCACAAAGGCGTCTATGACGCCGATGACATGAAGGTGATGCTCGAGGGTGAACGGTTGGTCAGAATTGGAAAAGATCTTCAGCGTGAAAAGGTTCATGCGGAATCCATCGGCATGATTTTGTTCCGGGGAAAGGGCCCCGCGCTTTTCCGGAGATCCCTCCAAAAGGCCTTTGAAGAACCGTCCGCCGGAAAAAAATGGTACCTGTCCGTCATCGATGAAATGGCCCGGCAGATGCCGGTATGGACATGTGCCGTCAATGGGTTGCAGTGGTGCGAGGTCGATTATCGGGCGGATATCGAACATGCGGTCCGCGTTGTTGGCGCCTGCGGCGATCACGATGATGCATCCGGCGCTGTTTGCCGGCTTGTCAAGGCAGTCCCGTTTTAA
- a CDS encoding lysophospholipid acyltransferase family protein — protein sequence MSMVQKFYRIANGVFSSGITSFIWHTAGCIGALPDYIRINTGRMLGRIILRCDSRHRRIAFKNLLSAYGDAMSDAEILSLCRKVFENLGLVFMEVCWSLTKDQPALFRHFRIEGRHHMREAHKKGKGVLVLTAHFGNWELLTVIGALLGYPFRIVYRPMDFSPLENVVIRLRTRFGGDMIPKKKGFRKILNSLGRNELVGLLMDQNVACREGVFIPFFNMPACTNKGLALLALKTGAPVIPLFLRRDENGYTAEIWPEIPLTRTGDKIKDIEINTEAYTRAIEEIVRQYPDQWFGWLHRRWNTRPFCELPLQKPSDH from the coding sequence ATGTCCATGGTCCAAAAATTTTACAGGATAGCGAACGGCGTTTTCAGCAGTGGGATCACGTCTTTCATCTGGCATACCGCCGGATGCATTGGTGCCCTGCCGGATTACATCCGCATCAACACCGGCAGAATGTTAGGTCGCATCATCCTGAGGTGTGATTCGCGTCACAGGCGGATTGCCTTTAAAAATCTGCTGTCGGCTTATGGTGATGCGATGTCGGATGCTGAAATTCTGTCCCTTTGCCGAAAGGTATTTGAAAATCTGGGGCTTGTTTTCATGGAAGTCTGCTGGTCTCTGACGAAAGATCAGCCGGCGCTGTTTCGCCATTTCCGGATCGAAGGACGACATCATATGCGGGAGGCCCACAAGAAAGGAAAGGGCGTTCTGGTCCTCACAGCGCATTTTGGAAACTGGGAGCTTTTAACCGTCATCGGTGCCTTATTGGGATATCCATTCAGAATCGTATACCGCCCCATGGATTTTTCTCCCCTGGAGAACGTCGTCATCCGGTTGAGAACCCGTTTCGGCGGCGACATGATTCCCAAGAAAAAAGGGTTTCGCAAGATATTGAACAGCTTGGGACGCAACGAACTGGTGGGGTTGTTGATGGATCAGAATGTCGCGTGCCGGGAAGGGGTGTTTATCCCGTTCTTCAACATGCCGGCATGTACGAACAAGGGGCTGGCGCTGCTGGCGCTGAAAACCGGCGCGCCCGTGATTCCTCTGTTTCTGAGACGGGATGAAAATGGGTACACGGCAGAGATATGGCCGGAAATTCCGCTGACGCGAACGGGTGATAAGATAAAGGATATCGAAATCAACACCGAGGCATACACCAGGGCAATCGAAGAAATCGTACGACAATACCCGGACCAATGGTTTGGATGGTTGCACAGACGATGGAATACGCGTCCATTCTGCGAACTGCCCCTGCAGAAACCATCCGATCATTGA
- a CDS encoding ArnT family glycosyltransferase yields MHRPSMMGFLALFAGLLARAYLYWMDPLISSDGFLYVQQARALYFRDFDQLLSCYDNVSCYPVFVAAAFSLFGEWVIAGQMTSLFFGTLSLLPLYWILRRFFVEPTASITLLIFALLPVFVWLSRDVLRDPTYWCFSLFGLYFFLRHIEHRRPMGLFISSICFLMGAWARIEGCLFILASACYLIFSCRPEKWRDLFIFFSPYIVAAAAGILYSQVAGIETMDVLKPERLLTRPGEFLSKYREIRDHLTALVRENPTPISPYFFDWVRHLVWFLPFAILMVQITETLFYLFFIILISGIVVWRHEILRDRRLIFLAALSIAALMVLYMQIVYNWSMTDRFIALFLFPAFVFLGAGVSCSASALSTYFKLTPKKAHILMCVIVLAVFVPKILRANYDTEKLIFSEIGEFIAQKEKNQRVVSVAGNFKELRAVHFYANRNYPGAPCFEDGISILKQSDRASLVFVLSHGFDYFVWNEKAWQNGYPETLLPERQGQFQKLRQWSSAREGDLILYEVRQ; encoded by the coding sequence GTGCATCGTCCGTCCATGATGGGATTCCTGGCACTCTTTGCGGGGCTTCTCGCTCGCGCCTATCTCTACTGGATGGATCCTCTGATCAGTTCGGACGGCTTTTTATATGTACAGCAGGCGCGAGCCCTTTACTTCAGAGACTTTGACCAACTGCTCTCCTGCTATGACAACGTGTCCTGTTATCCTGTTTTTGTGGCCGCTGCCTTCTCTTTGTTTGGAGAGTGGGTGATTGCCGGACAAATGACCTCTCTTTTTTTCGGGACGCTCTCGCTGTTGCCGTTATACTGGATACTGAGACGATTTTTTGTCGAACCCACTGCATCGATAACCCTTCTCATATTTGCGCTGCTGCCGGTTTTTGTATGGTTGAGCCGGGATGTTTTAAGAGACCCCACCTACTGGTGTTTTTCTCTTTTTGGGCTATACTTCTTTTTGCGACATATCGAACATCGAAGACCAATGGGGTTATTCATCAGCAGTATCTGCTTTTTGATGGGTGCATGGGCTCGAATCGAGGGATGCCTTTTTATATTGGCGAGTGCCTGTTATCTCATATTTTCATGTCGACCTGAAAAATGGCGGGATCTTTTTATTTTTTTCAGCCCTTATATTGTTGCCGCAGCGGCCGGTATACTGTATTCTCAGGTAGCGGGCATCGAGACGATGGATGTGTTGAAACCCGAACGGCTTCTGACGCGTCCCGGGGAGTTTTTGTCAAAATATCGAGAAATCAGAGATCATCTTACAGCGTTGGTTCGTGAAAATCCAACGCCCATAAGCCCCTATTTTTTCGACTGGGTGCGACACCTGGTCTGGTTCCTGCCGTTCGCCATCCTGATGGTCCAGATTACAGAGACCCTTTTCTATCTGTTTTTCATCATTCTGATTTCGGGAATAGTTGTCTGGCGTCATGAGATTTTGCGGGATCGACGGCTCATTTTTCTTGCTGCGCTGTCCATTGCCGCCCTGATGGTGCTGTACATGCAGATTGTCTATAATTGGTCCATGACCGACCGCTTTATAGCCTTGTTTCTTTTTCCGGCCTTCGTGTTTCTGGGTGCGGGGGTTTCCTGTTCGGCATCGGCGTTGAGCACGTATTTCAAGCTGACGCCTAAAAAGGCACACATCCTGATGTGTGTTATTGTTCTTGCGGTATTCGTTCCCAAGATCCTGCGTGCCAATTATGACACGGAAAAGTTGATATTCTCCGAGATCGGTGAATTCATTGCACAAAAAGAGAAAAATCAAAGAGTGGTTTCCGTTGCAGGAAATTTTAAGGAACTTCGCGCCGTCCATTTTTATGCCAACCGGAATTATCCGGGAGCGCCTTGTTTTGAGGACGGCATCAGTATTTTGAAGCAATCCGATAGAGCGTCTCTCGTCTTTGTGCTGTCACACGGATTTGATTATTTTGTGTGGAACGAAAAGGCCTGGCAAAATGGTTATCCTGAAACACTGCTGCCCGAAAGACAGGGGCAATTCCAGAAACTGAGGCAGTGGTCCTCGGCGCGCGAGGGGGATTTGATCCTTTATGAGGTGAGGCAATGA